TTCAGCATCAGCCAGCCCACCGCGATGATCGTCAGGAGGACGACCAGCGGCGCCGCGGGCACCCGGAAGGGGCGGTGCAGGTCGGGCCGGGAGCGGCGCAGCGCCGGCACCGCCGCCGCGACGAACAGGAACGCGAACAGGGTGCCGATCACGACGAGCTGCTCCAGCGTGAGCACGTCGATGGTCTGCGACATGACGAGCGCCGCGCCGCCGGCGACGAGCGTGGCCCGGGACGGCACCTTGTAGCGGCTCATCGCGGCCAGGGGGCGCGGAAGCAGGCCGTCGCGCGAGATGGAGAACACCACCCTGGTCAGGCTGATCATCAGCACCAGGATCACGGTGGTCAGCGCGAGCATCGCGCCCACGTCGACGATCTTGCCCATCGCGCCCGCGCCGACCGAGTCGAAGGCCGCGGCGAGCAGCAGCTTGTCGGGGGTCAGCTTGGCGATGCCGTCCATCCCCATCATGCCGACCAGCGCGAACGCCACCGCCACGTACAGCACGATCGCGGTGACCAGGGCGGTGATGATGCCGCGCGGGACCTTGCGGGGCGCGTCGTCGGTCTCCTCCGAGGCCGTCGCGATCAGGTCGAACCCGATGTAGGCGAAGGCGATCGCGGGCGCCGCCGCGAGCATGCCCCAGGTCCCGAACACGTGCGGGGTGCCGCCGCCGACCGCGCCGAGCACCGCGTCCAGCACCGTCTTGTCGCCCGCCGGAGCGGGCCGGGAGGGCGGCAGGAAGGGGGTGAGGTTGCCGGGGTGGAAGAACTTCAGCGCGGTCGCGATCACGAGCCCGATCACGATGACCTTGGCCAGCACCATGAACCACAGCGTCTTCAGGCTCATCCGGCTGCCGCCCGCGAGCATCAGGGCGACCAGCAGCAGGATGCCGAACGCGAACACGTCCGGCCCCTTCTGCTGGCCGATCAGGTCGCCGAGCCAGCCCGGGATCGGCACCCCGAAGTCGTGCAGCGCCTGCGTCGCGTAGAGGGACCAGACCCGGGCGAGCACCGACGCGGCCAGCAGCAGCTCCATGATCAGCGCCCAGCCGACGACCCACGCCCAGACCTCGCCGAACGCGACGTAGCTGAAGGAGTACGCGCTGCCCGCGACCGGGATGATCGAGGAGAGTTCGGCGAAGGCGAGCGCCGCCAGCACGCACACGCCGCCCGCGATGAGGAACGACACGAGCACGCCGGGCCCCGCCGTCGAGGACGCCTGCTCGCCGGCGATCTTGAAGATGCCGGATCCGATCATGACGCCGAGGCCGAGCACGACGAGGTCGCGGGTCCGGTAGACCACGCGGAGCCGGTGCCGGCCGCCGTAGAGCCTCCCGGTCGCCCGCTCGACCGGCAGCCGGCGGAACATGTTGTTGCGCATGCGCATGTCCAAGGTCATAGGTGATCCCCCAGGGCCTGAACCCGCGCCGCTGTTCGCGAGGTGACGGCTGGCTGAAGTCCCTAAGAATTCACCAAGTATGGGCAGAAAAGCAACGTTTTGTGGGTGATTAGTGTGGTCAGGCGATTGTCGGATCCTGCCAACCCTCGCAGGTCGGCGACGTGTCGCAGCGGATCACTCACGCTCGGCGCGGGGAGGCCGAATCCCTTTCTGATGGAGCGTTCCGAGCGAATACGCCTCATTTCCAATGGGGAAAGCGCTTAATGATCTTTGTGGCGCGCGGCCCGCCCGGACCGGACGCGACCGGACGCGACCGGGGTCGGCCGGAGCGGACGCTGGCGCGGGTCGAAGATCGGTGGCACCGTAGGGGCGCCGCGTTCGTCTGGAGGTCCGGTGTTGCGCTCCCTGTCGCCATCGCAAGCGTTCCCGTCCCGACCCCCGGCGCCGCCGGGACGAACGCGGATCCGCCGCCGCACGGCCGCCCTGGCCGCCCTGACGGTCGCCGCGTCCCTCACCGTCCCCGCCTCCGCGGGTGCCGCGCCCGTCCCGAGGCCCGCGCCGGCCCCGCCGGCCAAGCAGGCCGTCGCGACCGGGTTCGGCGGCGCGGTCTCCACCGTCGACCCGGAAGCGAGCCGGACGGCGCTGGAGGTCCTCAAGCGGGGCGGCAACGCGATGGACGCGGCGGTCGCGTCCGCCGCGACGCTCGGGGTCACCGAGCCGTACGTGTCGGCCATCGGCGGCGGCGGCTTCATCACGTACTACAACGCCAGAACGCGGCGGGTGTACGCGCTCGACGGCCGGGAGTTCGCGCCGCGCCGGATGCGCCAGGACTCCTTCGTCGACCCGGCGACGGGCAGGCCGCTGCCGTTCGACCAGGCCGTCACCAGCGGCCTGAGCGTCGGCGTGCCCGGCACCCTCGCCCAGTGGGACCTCGCGCTGCGCCGCTTCGGCAGCCGCGACCTCGGCACCCTGCTGCGCCCGGCGATCAAGGTGGCGGACCGCGGCTTCGTCGTCGACCAGGAGTTCCACGACCAGACCGCGGTGAACGAGGCGCGCTTCCGCGACATCGTCCCGACCCGCGAGCTGTTCCTGCCCGGCGGGAAGGTGCCCGAGGTCGGCTCGGTGTTCCGCAACCCCGACCTCGCGGGCACCTACCGGGAGCTGGCGAGGCGCGGCACGGACTGGTTCTACGAGGGCGGGCTCGGCAAGGAGATCGTCAGGACGGTCGCCCGGCCGCCGGTGGACCCGGAGGCGACACGCGACGTCCGCCCCGGCCTGATGGAGCGCGGCGATCTCGCCGCCTACCGGGCGGTGCCGCGCAGGCCCACCCACGTCCCCTACCGGGGGACGGACGTGTACGGCATGCCGCCGTCGTCGTCCGGGGGCTCCACGGTCGGGGAGGCGCTCAACATCCTCGGCAACTTCCGGCTCGACCCGCGCGACCCGGTCACGGCCCTGCACTACTACCTGGAGGCGTCCAAGCTCGCCTACGCCGACCGCGGCCGCTACGTCGGCGACCCCGACAAGGTGGAGGTGCCGCTGGAGGAGCTGCTGTCCTCCGGGTTCGCCCGCGAGCGCGCCTGCCAGATCAGGCCCGACCAGGCGGCCGCCGCGCCGGTCGCCCCCGGCTCGCCCGACGGCCGCTACGAGCCGTGCGTCCCGCCGGGCACCCAGACCAGGGCGCTGGCGTTCGAGGGCCCGCAGACCACCCACCTCGTCGTCGCCGACAGGTGGGGGGACGTCGTGTCCTACACGCTGTCGATCGAGCAGTTCGGCGGCAGCGGCATCACCGTGCCGGGGCGCGGGTTCCTGCTGAACAACGAGCTGACCGACTTCTCCTTCCAGCCGCCGGCGCCCGGCCAGGCGCCCGACCCCAACCTGCCCGGCCCGCACAAGCGGCCGCGCAGCAGCATGGCCCCGACGCTGGTGCTCAAGGACGGGCGCCCGCGCCTCGCCGTCGGCACCCCGGGCGGCTCGACGATCATCACCACCGTGCTGCAGATCCTGGTGAACCGCATCGACCTCGGCATGGACCTGCCCGCCGCGCTCGCCGCGCCGCGCGCCACGCAGCGCAACACCCCGCAGGTCTTCGCCGAGCAGGCGTTCATCGACCGGTACGGCCGCGACCTCGCCGCCCGCGGGCACCGGCTGGAGCTGTTCCCCGGCCCGCCGCGGGGCGTGATCGGCGCCGCGACCGGGCTGGAGTTCCTGCGGCCGGGGCTCGTGCAGGCGGTCGCCGAGCCGACCCGGCGGGGCGGCGGCAGCGCGCTCGTCGTCCGTCCGGCCCGATGACACTTGCCTACCCGGGGGCGTGCCCGGACGGCCAACGGGAAGGAGTCGTGCCATGGCGCACTCATACGTGCAGGTGACGACCACGACCGACTCCCGCGCCGAGGCGGCCGAGCTGGCCCGCTCGGCGGTCGCCGAGCGGCTCGCGGCCTGCGCGCAGCTGGTGGGCCCGATCGCCAGTACCTACTGGTGGGAGGGCGAGATCGAGTCGGCGGAGGAGTGGATGGTGCTGTTCAAGACCTCCGCCGACCGGTTCGACGAGCTGGCCTCCCTGATCACCGAGGGGCACTCCTACGACACCCCGGAGATCATCGCGACGCCGGTGGTGGCGGGCAGCATGGACTACCTCGCCTGGATCACCGAGCAGACCGAGCCGGAGGAGCAGGACGAGGCGATCGCGGAGGACGACGGGGATTGATCGTGTGACGGCCGTCATGGCAGGGTAAGTCTCCGATTACGCGGCGCGGGGGCGCGCCCGGCCGCGGCGGCGGAAGGCGGTCGGCATGCACGCGGCGAGCGAGGAGAGGGCGGACCTCGGGCTGTTCGGGCCGGGCTCGGTGACCTGGCATGTCATGGGGGAGCCCGTGCTGATCGTCGGCGGCGTCCGTGCGCTGCTGCTCCAGGCGCTGCACCCGCGCACGATGTGGGGCACCGCGCAGAACTCCGAGCTCATGGACCCCTCCGCGGCGTGGGCGCGGCTCGTCCGGACGGTCGAGTTCGTCCGCGTCCGCACCTACGGCACGCACGAGGAGGTCGAGCGGGTGGGTCGCCGCGTCCGCCGGCTCCACTCCAGGCTGACCGGTCTCGACATGCGCACCGGCGAGACGTTCCCGGTCGACGACCCCGAGAACCTGCTGTGGGTCCACATGGGCGAGGTCGACTCCTACCTGGACGTGGCCCGCCGCGCCGGGGTGCCGCTGACCGCCCGCGACGCCGACGCGTTCGTGGACGAGCAGCGCCGCGCCGCCGCGGTCGTCGGCCTCGACCCGGCGGACGTGCCGGCCACCGTCGCGGACATGCGGGACTACTACGCCGGCATGCGGCGGCAGATCTTCGCGTGCCGGGAGGCGCGCGAGGGGCTGCGCCGTATGTTCAGCCCCGCCGTGCCGCGGCAGCTGCTGCCGCTCAAGCTCGCCGCGCCCGGCCTCGGCGTGCTGGTCGTGTCGACACTGCCGCGCTGGGCCCGCCGCATGTACGGGCTGCCGGGGCTGCCGACCTCGGACCTGGCCGCGACGATGACGCTGAAGGGCCTCTACCGCACCACGCAGGTCGTCCCGGAGCGCTTCCGGTACTCGCCGGACGCCCGGCGGGCCAGGCGCCTCACGCGCGAGCGGGAGACGGGCCTGGCCACCTGGTCGATCGCCTCCTGAGGCTCACACCGGCGGGGGAGCGTCCGGCGCGGTGCCGTGGTCGCGGGCGCCGCGCCGCGGGAGCAGCAGCGCGGGCACGATCAGCACGGCGGTGAGGATGAGCGCGACCCGGAACGTGTGCGCGAACGCGTCGGCCAGCTGGGGCGCGACCTGCTCGCGGATCCGCTCGGGGATCTGCCCCGGCCCGCCCGCGGCGCCGCCGCCCCCGCCCGGCCGCGGGACGCGGTCGCTGATCTGGCGGGACAGGACGACGGCGAGCAGCGCCGTGCCGACCGACCCGCCGAGCTGGATGATGATGTTCAGCGTGCTGCTGGCCCGCGGCACGACCGCCCGGCTCAGCGTCGTCAGCGCCGCCGACATCGTGGGCATCATCGTGCAGCCGAGACCGAGGCCCCGCACGTAGAGGGCGCCGCCGAGCAGCCAGTAGGGGGTGTCGGCGCCCACCGTCGCGAACGGGACGGTGCCGAGCACCAGGACGACGATGCCGACGGGGACGATCCGCCCGGCGCCGAGCTTGTCGGTGACCACCCCGGCGAGCGGCATCGCGGTCGCGGCGCCGAGGCCCTGCGGGGCGAGGAGCAGACCCGCCGCGAACGCACCCTCGCCCCGGGCGATCTGGAAGTACAGCGGGATCAGCAGCATCGAGCCCATCAGCGCGATGCCGACGAAGAACACCGCGACGGCCGCGGTCGCGAACGTCCGGTCGGCGAACAGCCGCACGTCGATCAGCGCGCGCTCGCGGCGCCGCAGGCTGTGCAGCGCGAACAGCGCCACCAGGACCGCGCCGCCGGCCAGCCACGCGATCGTGGACGGGCGCCCGAAGCCGCCGCCGCTGCTCGCCGTGGACAGGCCGTAGATGAGCAGGACGAACCCGGGCGGCAGCAGGAGCAGCCCGCGCAGGTCGACCCCGGGCGCCGCGTGCTCCCCGTGGTCGTGCGGCACCTTCCACCACGCGAGCGCGAAGGCGAGCGCGCCGACGGGCAGGTTGACGAAGAAGATCCAGCGCCAGTCGACGTCCTGGACCAGCCACCCGCCGAGGACGGGGCCGAGCACCGGCCCGAGCAGCATCGGGACGCCGACGATGCTCATCATGCGGCCCATCCGGCGCGGCCCGGCCGCCATCGTCAGGATGGCCATGCCGGTCGGCATCAGCATGCCGCCGCCGAGCCCCTGCACGACCCGGAAGACGATCAGCGACCCGATGTTCCAGGCAGCGCCCGACAGGACCGACCCGAGGACGAAGAGCACGATCGAGGTCATCCACACGCGGCGCCCGCCGAACCGGTCGACGGCCCAGCCGGTGAGCGGGATGACGGTGCCCATCGCCAGCATGTAGCCGGTGATGACCCACTGGATCGTCGACAGGCCGGTGTGGAAGTCGCGGCCGAGCGTCTCCAGCGCGACGTTGACGATCGTGGTGTCGAGGATCGCCATGACGGTCCCCGACACGATGACCAGGCCGAGGACGATCGTCGGCCGGTCGAGCCGGTCGAGCCGGTCGGCGCCGCCGGTCGGCGCCGCCCTCGTGGCCGGGTTCTCGCTCATGGTCGGCCCCCTCGCGTCGGTTCCCGGTCGCCCGTCTCCCCGCCGGCCGGGGCGTGGAGCGCCCCGCCCGGGCCGGTGCCTCAGCCGCGGCGCATGAGCCGCCCGACGGCCGCCATCAGCTCGGTCGACATCGCCTCGCCCTTGCCCTCCTCGGCGCCCTCGGCCACGCAGTGCCGGACGTGCCCGTCCAGCAGGCCGAGCGCCACCTTGTCCAGCGCCGCCTGGACGGCGCTGATCTGCGTGAGGATGTCGATGCAGTAGCGGTCCTCCTCGACCATCCGGTCGATGCCGCGCACCTGGCCCTCGATCCGGGCGAGCCGCGTCTGCAGCTGGTCCTTCGTGGCGGTGTACCCGCGGGTGGGGGTGTCGCTGGTCGCCATCTCCGTCCTCGCAATCCGTCGGGGGCGCTCGCCCGGGTACCCCTGGGGGACATCCCCCAACAGGTACCTTATGCGGTGGGAGGCCTCAGGGTGCGGGCACGTTCCAGGCGCTGACGACGGGCCGGTCGTGCTCGGAGCCGAGCGCCGACACGGTCCCGGTGTCGAGCGCGAACAGCCGCCCCAGCGCCGGTTCCAGGCCGAGCCATCGCGCCGTCAGGACCCGCAGGACGTGGCCGTGCGCGACCAGCGCGACGTCGCCATCGTCCAGCAGCGCCCGCGCCCGCGCGAGCACCGCGTCCGCCCGCGCGCCGACCTGCTCGACGGTCTCGCCCGGATGGCCGGCGTCGCCCGGGACCACCCCGTCGTCCCACAGGAACCAGCCCGGCCGCTCCTCGCGGATCGCCCGGGTGCTGATGCCCTCGTAGCCGCCGTAGTCCCACTCCCACAGGTCGGGGACGATCTCGTCCGCCCGCATCCCGGCGAGCTCGGCGGTCCGCCGCGCCCGCTCGGCGGGGCTGACCAGCGTCCGCGCGAAGGTCCGCCCGGCCAGCGCGCCGCGCAGCGCGCGGGCCTGCTCCTCGCCCCGCGGCGTCAGCGGCAGGTCCGTCCGCCCGGTGTGCCGCCGCGCCCGGCTCCACTCGGTCTCCCCGTGCCGCACCAAGATCAGTTCACCCATGCCCGCCTGTCTACCCGGCGGGCCGCCTCCCAAGAACCCCCCGGAACGGTGAGAGGACGGGTGAGGCCGTCAGTCGAGGATCGAGGTGAGGGGGGTGTACGGCAGGCCGTGGGCCTCGGCGACGTGGTCGTAGACGAGCGCGCCGGCGTGGGCGTTGAGGCCGCGGGCGAGGGACGCGTCGGCGTGCAGCGCCTGACGCCAGCCCTTGTCGGCGATCTGGACGGCGTAGGGGAGCGTCACGCCGGTCAGGGCGTAGGTGGAGGTGTTGGGGACGGAACCGGGCATGTTCGCGACGCAGTAGAACGTCGAGCCGTGTACCCGGTAGGTGGGGTCGGCGTGCGTGGTGGGGCGGGAGTCCTCGAAGCAGCCGCCCTGGTCGATGGCGATGTCCACCAGCACCGAGCCGGTCTTCATCCGGGACACCAGCTCGTTGGAGATCAGCTTGGGCGCCCGCGCGCCCGGGATGAGCACGGCGCCGATGACGAGGTCGGCGGCGCGGGCCTGCTGCTCGATCGTGTAGGCGCTGGACACCAGCGTCCGCAGGCGGCCCTGGTAGACGGCGTCGATCTCGCGCAGCCGGTCGACGTCGACGTCGAGGACGGTGACGTCCGCGCCCATGCCGACGGCGATCTGCGCGGCGTTGAGGCCGGACACGCCTCCGCCGATGACGACGACCTTGGCGGGCGCGACCCCGGGCACGCCGCCCGGCAGGACGCCGCGCCCCCCGTTGAACGACATCAGGTTGTAGGCGCCGACCTGCGGGGCGAGCCGTCCGGCGACCTCGGACATGGGGGCGAGCAGCGGCAGGGAGCGGTCCGGGAGCTGGACCGTCTCGTAGGCGATCGCGGTGACGCCGGCCGCCAGGAGCGCGTCGGTGCACTCGCGGGACGCGGCCAGGTGCAGGTAGGTGAACAGGACCTGGCCCTCGCGCATCCGGTGGTACTCCGGCGCGATCGGCTCCTTCACCTTGAGGATCAGCTCGCCCTCGGCCCAGACCTCGTCCGGGCCGTCGAGGATCTTGGCGCCCGCGGCGGCGAAGTCGTCGTCGGGGATCGCCGAGCCGGTCCCGGCGCCCCGCTCCACGAACACCTCGTGGCCGTGCCGGGTGAGCTCGTGGGCCCCCGCCGGGGTGATCGCCACCCGGTACTCGTGGTTCTTGACCTCTCGTGGGACACCGATCTTCACCGGGAGCTCCTCTGTCAACGCTGACCAGGATGTACGCCTCCAGCGTGCGGGGCGGCGGCGATGCCCGGCTATGCGCACTGTGTCAAGGCATCGAGCCTTTCGACGACACTGTGTAAAGAGCGCCCCAAGGCGGCGCGGGGAGCGCGTCCGTTGGAGCGGTCCGGGCTACGGGGCGCCCCGGGGCAGCCACTCGTCGGCGATCGCGACGGTCAGCTGCTCCAGCAGCGGGCCCGCGCGGCGGACGCGGCGCTCGTCGTCCGGCTCGATGTCGGCCAGCGCGTACGCCGCCTGGATCCGCGCCTTGCGCAGCTGCTCGCCGGTGAGGCCCCGGCGGCCCGCCACCGCGACGACCGGCGCGCCGGCGCGGGCGGCGGCGCGGGCGACGTGCACCGGCGCGCTGCCCCGCAGCGAGCGGGTGTCGAGGACACCTTCCCCGGTGACGACCAGGCGGGCGCCGCGCGCCTTCTCCGCGAAGCCCAGCAGGTCGAGCATCAGGGCCGGGCCGGGCTCGATCGTCGCGCCGAGGAAGGTGAGCGCGGCGAACCCGACGCCGCCCGCCGTCCCGGCGCCGGGCAGGTCGCGGGCCGCCCTGCGGGCCGCCGCCTCGGCCAGGTCGGCCCACCGGCGCAGGCCCGCGTCCAGCAGCCGCACCTCGTCGCGGTTCGCGCCGCGGCGCGGCCCGTCCACCGCGGCGGCGCCGGTGCGGCCGAGGAGCGGGCCCGCGGAGTCGGCCGCCACCACCACCTCTATGCCCGACATGTCGGGCAGGCCGCGCAGGTCGAGGGCGTGCAGCGAGCGCAGCGCCGCCCCGCCGGGCGGCAGGTCCTTGCCGAGCGCGTCCAGCAGCCGCCCGCCGAGCCCCTGGACGAGGCCCGCGCCGCCGTCGGTGCACGCGCCGCCGCCGAGGCCGAGGACGATCCGCCGTGCGCCGAGCCGGACGGCGTGGGCGAGCAGCTGGCCCGTGCCGACGCTGGAGGCGGTGAGCGGGCGCGGGCGGCCGCCGGGTAGCCGCCGCAGCCCGGACGCCTCCGCCAGCTCGACCACCGCGCTGGTGCCGTTCAGCGCCAGCCGCGCCGTCACCGGGCGGCCGGTGGGCCCGCACACCTCGACCTCGACGCGCCGCCACCCGGCGGTCACCGCGGCCTCGACGGTCCCGTCGCCGCCGTCGGCGACGGGAAGCTCCACCAGCGCGACGTCGGGACGCGCACGGCGCAGCCCGGCGGCGAGATGCCGCGCCGCCCGCGCGGCGGTCAGCGCTCCCGGGAACCTGTCAGGCGCCAGCAGGACGTGACTTGGCGGGGACGGGTGGGAGGGAGAGTCCGCGGACACCACAGCCACGCCTTTCACGCCGGGGGGTAAGGCCCTTCCTTCTGCTTACGCCATGCCGACACTATTTGACACCCGCAAGGGCCTCCGGGACCTACAAACGGGCGAGTTGCGTCGCGGAGCGGTCACCGTGCGTCCGTGTTTCCCCGGGGCGCCCGCGCGGGCGCCCCGGGCGGGGGTCATCCGACGCCGAGCCACTCCTCGATGGGGTGGATGGCGAAGAAGACCACGAACAGGGCGGCCACGATCCACAGGGCGGGGGAGATCTCGCGGATCTTCCCGCGCGTGGCCTTGATGACCACGTAGCCGACGATGCCCATGCCCAGCCCGGTGGTGATCGAGAAGGTGAAGGGCATCAGCACGATGGTGAGGAACGCCGGAATCGTGATCTCCAGGTCGTTCCAGTCGACCTTGGCGACCTGCGTCATCATCAGCGCGCCGACCACGACCAGGGCGGGCGCCGCGGCCTGCGCCGGGACGGTCGCCGCCAGCGGGGTGAGGAACAGCGTCACCGCGAACAGCGCGCCCGTGGCGATGTTGGCCAGGCCGGTGCGGGCGCCCTCGCCGACGCCCGCCGCCGACTCGACGAACACCGTGTTCGCCGACGAGCTGGTGAGCCCGCCGAACGCGGCGGACAGCCCGTCCACCGACAGGATCCGGCCGAGGCGGGGCACCTCGCCCTTCTCGCTCACCAGGCCCGCCTCGTCGCTGATGCCGAGGATCGTCCCCATCGCGTCGAAGAACCCCGACAGCACCAGCGTGAACAGCACGACCAGCGCGGTGATCACTCCGGCCCGGGCGAACCCGCCGAACAGGGAGATCTGCCCGAACAGCCCGAAGTCGGGGGCGGCGAAAAGCTTGTCGGGCATGTCCGGGGTGACCACGCCCCAGCCGCCCTTCTTGACGGACGCGTTCTCCTGGATGAGCACGGCCCCGACCGTCCCGGCGACGATGCTGATCAGGATCGCGCCGGGCACCCGCCGCACGTACAGGACGATCATCAGAACCAGGGTGGCCGCGAACACCAGCGCCGGCCACGTCTCCAGCCGGCCGCCCGTCCCGAGCGACAGCGGCGGGCTCGTGGCGCTGGAGGTGACGAACCCGGCGTCGTAGAGGCCGACCAGCGCGATGAACGCGCCGATCCCGACCGCGATCGCGTGCTTGAGCGCCAGCGGGATCGAGTTCATGATCCGCTCGCGCACGCCGGTGACCGCCAGCAGCACGATGACCACGCCCTCGATCACCACGAGGCCCATCGCCTCCGGCCAGGTCATCACCGGCGCCGCCTGGAAGGCCACGACCGCGTTGATGCCGAGGCCCGCGGCGAGCGCCAGCGGCGCGTTCCCCACCAGGCCCATGATCACCGTGGTGACCGCGGCGGACAGCGCCGTCATCGTGGTCAGCTGCGGGATCGACAGGGTCGCCTGGTTGACGTCCTTCGCCCCGCCGAGGATGAGCGGGTTCAGCAGGATGATGTAGGCCATCGCGAAGAACGTGGTCACGCCGCCGCGCAGCTCGCGCGGGACGGTGGTGCCGCGCGCGGTCAGTTCGAACAGCCGCTCCAGCGGCCCGCGCCCGCTCGCCAGTGGTGAATCGTCGGCCGGTTCGGCCTGGGTCTTGGACATGACGGGCGCTCCGCTTTCAGCAGCATGGTGTTCGGAAACGGCGTGCACAGGGTAGCCGTCCGGGACCCGGGTGAGGCCAGAGGGCCGCGCGAAGAGATGTCGGCGGGACGTGATTCGCGGCCTTCGCAGCGTGACGGGGGTGATGCGCCGCCTATAGCCTGCCCTGGTGCGAATGCGAGACTCCGCCGGGGCGACCGCCCTGGACTCCTACGCGTGGCTGCTGGCGTCCGTCCCGGAGCGGACGCGGTCGTCCTTCCGCGCGCGGATGCTCGGCCCCCTGGAGGAGTACGACAGCACCAGGCAGGCCGATCTCGTGCACACGCTGGAGGTCTTCCTGTCCTGCTCGGGCTCCTGGAGCCGCACCGCGACGCGGCTGCACGTCCATGTGAACACGCTTCGGTACCGAATCCGGCGAATCGAGGACCTCACCGGTCGGGATCTCGGCAGACTTGAAGACCGAGTCGACTTCTTCCTCGCCCTGCGCGCGGCGAGCACCTTGTAGGCGGTGGTCAAACGATGGATCGGGAGACACTGGGGCAGCGCATTCGCGCCCTGCGGATCCGGCAGGGCGTGAGCCAGGCGCAGCTCGCCTTCCCCGAGCTGTCCGACAGTTACATCTCGCTGATCGAGAGCGACAAGCGGGTGCCGGCGCCGAGCGTCGTCGACCTGCTGGCGGCGAAGCTGAACTGCTCGGCCACCTACCTCGTCAGCGGCGTCAGCGAGGACGTCGTGGACGAGCTGCGCGTCACCCTCGACTACGCCGAGATCGCGCTCAGCAACGGCGCGGCGGCCGAGGCGCGG
The sequence above is a segment of the Actinomadura coerulea genome. Coding sequences within it:
- a CDS encoding glycerate kinase: MSADSPSHPSPPSHVLLAPDRFPGALTAARAARHLAAGLRRARPDVALVELPVADGGDGTVEAAVTAGWRRVEVEVCGPTGRPVTARLALNGTSAVVELAEASGLRRLPGGRPRPLTASSVGTGQLLAHAVRLGARRIVLGLGGGACTDGGAGLVQGLGGRLLDALGKDLPPGGAALRSLHALDLRGLPDMSGIEVVVAADSAGPLLGRTGAAAVDGPRRGANRDEVRLLDAGLRRWADLAEAAARRAARDLPGAGTAGGVGFAALTFLGATIEPGPALMLDLLGFAEKARGARLVVTGEGVLDTRSLRGSAPVHVARAAARAGAPVVAVAGRRGLTGEQLRKARIQAAYALADIEPDDERRVRRAGPLLEQLTVAIADEWLPRGAP
- a CDS encoding NCS2 family permease, encoding MSKTQAEPADDSPLASGRGPLERLFELTARGTTVPRELRGGVTTFFAMAYIILLNPLILGGAKDVNQATLSIPQLTTMTALSAAVTTVIMGLVGNAPLALAAGLGINAVVAFQAAPVMTWPEAMGLVVIEGVVIVLLAVTGVRERIMNSIPLALKHAIAVGIGAFIALVGLYDAGFVTSSATSPPLSLGTGGRLETWPALVFAATLVLMIVLYVRRVPGAILISIVAGTVGAVLIQENASVKKGGWGVVTPDMPDKLFAAPDFGLFGQISLFGGFARAGVITALVVLFTLVLSGFFDAMGTILGISDEAGLVSEKGEVPRLGRILSVDGLSAAFGGLTSSSANTVFVESAAGVGEGARTGLANIATGALFAVTLFLTPLAATVPAQAAAPALVVVGALMMTQVAKVDWNDLEITIPAFLTIVLMPFTFSITTGLGMGIVGYVVIKATRGKIREISPALWIVAALFVVFFAIHPIEEWLGVG